CGCCCAGCGCTCGAGCACCCGGCCCCGGCCGGCCTGGCCATCGACGCTCGCGGCCAGCTCCGACCACAGGCGCCAGGCCTCCGGGTTGAGCTTTCCCGCGCAGCGGTCGGCGAGGGATTCGAGAGCCTCGAGGGCGTGCCCGGGTCTGTCCATCCGGCGGTGGATCTCCGCCTCGAGCAGGCCCGCGTCGAGGGCCACGCCGGCGCGGCAATCCGGATCCGCCGCCGCGGCCTGGCGGGTCCGCTCGAGGGCCCGGCGAAACTCCCGCACGCGGAGTGCTTCCCGGCCCTCGCGCAGCAGGTCGGCGGCCCCCGAGGGCTGCTGCGGCGATCGACGCTCCGCGGATTTCTCGTAGGCCTGGTCGATGCCCTCGATCAGCCGTTCGGGCGAGGAATAGCCCACCAGGTCCACCAGCAGGGAGCCGTCCTTCGGATCGATGATCAGGACGGCCGGCAATTCCCGCACGCCGTAGCGCTCGGAGAGGTCCAGGCCGAGCCCCCGGCGGGCGTCCACCTCGCGCCGGAGGGGGACGGTGTTGCGTTCGACCACGCGGGTCACGCCCTCCTGGCTCCAGACGTCCTGATCCATCACGCGGCAGTACTTGCACCAGGTGGCCCAGCAATCGACGAGCACCAGCCGCCCCTCGGCCCGGGCCTTTTCCATCGCCTGCTGGAGATCGCCTTCGAACCAGGCCACCGCCGCGGAGGCGGGCGCCGGGGTCGCTGCCGCCAGCAGCAAGGCGACCAGCAGGCGCTTCATGCCACCACTCCACGGACCACGCGCCCCTCGTCTTCCAGCCCGGTGACGCGAAGGTCGAAGAGTTCCGCCCGGGGCGCGTCGGCAACCAGCACCTCGATGTAGTTGGCGGTCAGGGCGCGCCTGGAGCCGTCGTCCGCCACCGCGTCGAGGCCCAGGGCCGGCAGGACCCGGCCCAGCGCCTGGGCGCGGAAGGCGCGGGCTTTTTCCTCTCCCAGGGTGCGCAGTTCCGTGGTGCGCCGGCCGGCCACCCGTTCGGGAACGGGATCGCTGAGGTCGGCGGCGCGGGTGGTGGGGCGGGGGGAGTAGGTGAAGACGTGGAGGTAGGCCAGGGGAAGATCGGCGATGAAGGCCATCGTCCGGCGGTGGTCTTCGGGCTGCTCCCCGGGAAAGCCCGTGATCACGTCGGCCCCCAGGCAGATCCCGGGCACGCGCTCGACGGCCATCTCGATCACGGCCCGGTAGTGGCGCCGGCGGTAGTTCCGGGACATGCGGGCCAGCACCCGGTCGGACCCGCTCTGCAGGGGAATCTGCAGGTGGGGCGCGATTTGCGGGGAGGCCGTGGCCATCAGGTCGAGCAGGCGCCTGTCGATGGTGCGGGGCTCGAGAGAATTGAGCCGCAGGCGGGGGGGCACCGCTTCACCCGCCAGCGCGTCGAGCAAGGTCTCGAGCAGGTCGCTCAGTGCTCGCCGGGGCTCGAGGTCGGCCCCCCAGGATCCGGTGTTGACTCCCGTCAGGCCGATTTCCCGCACTCCCCGGCGGGCCAGGCGGCGGGCGGCGGCCACGATCGTCTCCGGAGTCGTGGAGCGGCTCGGTCCCCGCACGGAGGGGATCACGCAGTAGCTGCAGGCCAGGTCGCAGCCCTCCTGTACCCGGAGGAAGGCCCGCGAGCGATCGCCGAAGAAGAGATCGATGGACGCGGTCGAGCAGGTTTCCGTCGCACCGAGCAGGGAGGGCAGGCGCTCGCGCTGAGAAAGGCCCACCACCTCGTCCAGCACCCCCAGCTCTTCGAGGGCGCGGGGTTCCCGCTCGGCATAGCAGCCGGTGGCGATGATCCGTGCCTGGGGGTTGAGCCTTCTCAGGCGGCGCGCCAGGCGCCGGCCGTCGGCGTCGGCCTTCATCGTCACCGTGCAGGTGTTGAGTACGATCAGGTCGGCCTGGGCTGGATCGTCGGTGGGCGTGTGCCGGCCTTCACGCAGCCAGCCCTCGGCCCGGGCCGAGTCGAACTGGTTGAGCTTGCAGCCGAGGGTCGCGATGTAGTAGCGGCCCATGCTGCTAGCCCTGCGCGTCGGCGTCCAGGCTCTCCCTGGCCCGGCGGGAGGCCTGCTCGACCTCTTCGGCCATCGACCGCCGGCGCTCGGCCAGCCGTTCGGCCAGGCGCGGGTCGGAGAGGGCGAGGATCTGCACCGCCAGCAACGCGGCGTTGGTCGCTCCCGAGCCGCCCACGGCAAGGGTGGCCACCGGCACGCCGCGGGGCATCTGCACCGTGCTCAGCAGGGCGTCGAGGCCATCGAGCAGGGGGCCGGCCAGGGGCACGCCCAGCACGGGGCGCGAAGTATGGGCCGCCACCACTCCCGCCAGGTGGGCGGCCATGCCGGCGCCGACGATGAAGACCTCCACGCCCTTGGCTTCGGCGCGGCGGATGATCTCCACGGTGCGTTCGGGAGTGCGGTGGGCGGAGGTGATCTCCAGGTCGAAAGGCACGCCGAACCCGGCCAGTTCCCTGGCGGCGCGGCGCATCACGTCGAGGTCGGAGGCGGAACCCATCAAGATCATCACGCGGGGAGAGTCGCTCATGGTCAGGTCTTCCTCGCGGGATCAGCCGTCGATCCCGGCAGCGATGTCCCGGCGGTAGTGAGCGCCGGAGAAGGTGACGCCGGCGGCGCCCTCGTAGGCCTTGGCCCGGGCGGCGGCGAGGGTCGGGCCGATGCCCGTGACTCCCAGGACGCGGCCGCCGGAGGTGCGGATTTCCCCTCCCGGGCCGGTACGGGTGCCGGCGTGAAAGATTACGATGTCCTGCCGGCCGGTGAAGCGTTCGATGTCCAGGATCTTCTTGCCCTTCTGGTAGTGTCCGGGATAGCCCTGGGAGGCCATGATCACGCACACCGCCGCCTCCCGGCGCCATTCGACCCGCACGGTGGACAGGTCGCCGTAGGCGGCGGCCGAGAGCAGGGGCACCAGGTCGGATTTCAGCCGGGGCAGGATCACCTGGGTCTCGGGATCCCCGAAGCGGCAGTTGTATTCCAGCACACGGGGCCCGTCGTCGGTGAGCATCAAGCCCACGTAGAGCACGCCGCGGTAGGGATGCCCCTCGGCGGCGATGCCCCGGATCGTCGGTCCGACGATCTTCTCGAGGGCGTAGGCCGTCAGCTCCCGGTCCAGGTGCAGCGCCGGGGAGTACGAGCCCATGCCTCCCGTGTTCGGCCCCCGGCCGTGGTCGTAGGCACGTTTGTAGTCCTGGCAAGTCACCAGGGGGATCACGCGCTGTCCATCGCTGATGGCGAAGAAGGACGCTTCGCGACCCCGCAGGCACTCTTCGATCACCACCGTGCGGCCGGCGCCGCCGAAGGCCTTGTGGATCATCAGACGCTGGATGGCCTCCCGCGCCTGATCCCGGGTCTCGGCGATGAACACGCCCTTGCCCGCCGCCAGGCCGTCGGCCTTGATCACCAGGGGACGATCGGCCTTGTCGATGTAGGCCAGGGCCTCCTCGGAGCGATCGAAGATTTCGTAAGGCGCGGTGGGAATCCGGTGGCGGGTCATGAACTGCTTGGCGAAGACCTTGCTGCCCTCGAGGCGGGCGGCGCCCGCGGTGGGCCCGAAAACCGCCCGGCCATGGGCCATGATCTTGTCGGCGATGCCCTGCATCAGCGGCAGTTCGGGGCCGACGACCGTCAGGTCGATGCCCTGGCGGGCCACGAAGTCCGCCACGGCTTCGGGGTCCGAGGAGGCCAGGGGCGGGCAGTCGGCGATTTCGGCGATGCCGGCGTTGCCGGGGCTGCAGAAAAGCTCCTCCACCCCCCGGGACTGGCGGATCTTCCAGGCCAGGGCGTGTTCGCGGCCACCGCCACCTAGAACCAGGACCTTCATTCGGGGTCTCCCACGGTACGGGCGTCCACCCGCCGGGGGCGGGGCCGGCGGCGCGCTCGCGAAGCCGCCATTATCGAGCCCCCTTCCGGGGAGTGTCAAAAAAAGCTGGGCGCGTCCCCTGCCTCCCGAGGCCTGGCCCCGGCCGGGGGTTGCCGGGGTGCCGCCGCCCGTGGTACACAAGCCTCCGCTCGCGGCCCTCGAGGGCCCCGGGCGGAGGTGCTCGGGTTACGGGAAAGGGGTGAGATTCCCCTGCCGCCCGGCGACTGTGAGCGGTGACGGTGACTGCGGGCTCCGCGCCCCCCGGCCCCAGGTCGGGGGTGGGCGGAGCGGCCACTGGCCCATTTCGGGGGCCGGGAAGGCGCAGCGCACCGGACGACCCGCGAGCCAGGAGACCGGCCCCAGCACGAAGGGCAGAACCAACCAGGGGCAGGTTCCGCCACCGAACACCCAGGGATGGTTGCCGGCCTGCGGTCGGCGCCGTCGGATGGCCCCGTCGCCCGCCGCGCCCGCCAGGCGCAGGGGGGAGCGGGGCTTTTTCGATTCCCTCACGGGAGTCCTCACCAGGGGTGGCCGGCGCGGAGTTCTGTCCACGACGCCGGGTCTTCGATCTCACCATCGAGGGAGATTCCCCTGGGAAGAGCCGGCCGTGGGCAGATCCGCGTTCGGACCCTCCACGGAAATCCACATGCGTCGTTCCATGCTGCACCGTGTCTTTCTCACCGTCTGTCTGCTGGCTGTGCCGGCCCTGAGTTCAGCCCAGGTCGCACCGGGACCTTCCGGCTGGCTGACCCTCTTCACCTCCGATCCGATGGCCGATCCGGCCGTGGTGGTCGACGGCCCCGTCGCCGAGCGTCTGAACTGGCAGGCGGACATGCCGGCCTTCCCGGGTGACCGGCCCGGCTCCCTGGCCGTCCTCTACCGCTCCGACCTGCCCGCCGCGCGCCTCGGCTGGCGGCTGGCCGACGCGGTGGACGAGACGATGGACTTCGTCGCGGGGGCGGTCTTCGTGCTCGACGGAGCCCATTTCGAGGCCGATCCGTTCGGCTTTTTCCAGGTCTCCTGGGGACTGTGGAACGAGCGCCGTACGGGGCTCGACCGCACGGGGGATTTCGACGATCCGGCCGCGGACACCTTCGAACTGCTGGAGTTCGACTATTTCCCCAACGTCTCGCCCTACTTCGGCGGACCGTGGCTCTCGCCCACGACCTTCGGCGCGGCGGATCCCGACAACCCGGTCTTCGACACCCTCGGGGCCTTCGCCAACTTGACCTTCGGGTCGGCGGCGGTGGAACTGCCCCTCGACACTCCGCTGATCGCCACCCTCGAGCATCGCGCGGGGATGGATGCGGTGATCGTGCGGGTCGGGCGTATCACCCCCGACGGCGGGATCGAGCCCATCGAAGGGGCGGAAGTGGTC
This portion of the Acidobacteriota bacterium genome encodes:
- the purD gene encoding phosphoribosylamine--glycine ligase, with amino-acid sequence MKVLVLGGGGREHALAWKIRQSRGVEELFCSPGNAGIAEIADCPPLASSDPEAVADFVARQGIDLTVVGPELPLMQGIADKIMAHGRAVFGPTAGAARLEGSKVFAKQFMTRHRIPTAPYEIFDRSEEALAYIDKADRPLVIKADGLAAGKGVFIAETRDQAREAIQRLMIHKAFGGAGRTVVIEECLRGREASFFAISDGQRVIPLVTCQDYKRAYDHGRGPNTGGMGSYSPALHLDRELTAYALEKIVGPTIRGIAAEGHPYRGVLYVGLMLTDDGPRVLEYNCRFGDPETQVILPRLKSDLVPLLSAAAYGDLSTVRVEWRREAAVCVIMASQGYPGHYQKGKKILDIERFTGRQDIVIFHAGTRTGPGGEIRTSGGRVLGVTGIGPTLAAARAKAYEGAAGVTFSGAHYRRDIAAGIDG
- a CDS encoding thioredoxin family protein: MKRLLVALLLAAATPAPASAAVAWFEGDLQQAMEKARAEGRLVLVDCWATWCKYCRVMDQDVWSQEGVTRVVERNTVPLRREVDARRGLGLDLSERYGVRELPAVLIIDPKDGSLLVDLVGYSSPERLIEGIDQAYEKSAERRSPQQPSGAADLLREGREALRVREFRRALERTRQAAAADPDCRAGVALDAGLLEAEIHRRMDRPGHALEALESLADRCAGKLNPEAWRLWSELAASVDGQAGRGRVLERWAAADTASVEAQVAWGVWLREEGGDAARSARVLEDVTRRAPDDPLPLVEWSRSLNALGRREQALEALEAAIRLDPHDPDLRELRFRLRFPSTGR
- the purE gene encoding 5-(carboxyamino)imidazole ribonucleotide mutase is translated as MSDSPRVMILMGSASDLDVMRRAARELAGFGVPFDLEITSAHRTPERTVEIIRRAEAKGVEVFIVGAGMAAHLAGVVAAHTSRPVLGVPLAGPLLDGLDALLSTVQMPRGVPVATLAVGGSGATNAALLAVQILALSDPRLAERLAERRRSMAEEVEQASRRARESLDADAQG
- a CDS encoding MiaB/RimO family radical SAM methylthiotransferase, with product MGRYYIATLGCKLNQFDSARAEGWLREGRHTPTDDPAQADLIVLNTCTVTMKADADGRRLARRLRRLNPQARIIATGCYAEREPRALEELGVLDEVVGLSQRERLPSLLGATETCSTASIDLFFGDRSRAFLRVQEGCDLACSYCVIPSVRGPSRSTTPETIVAAARRLARRGVREIGLTGVNTGSWGADLEPRRALSDLLETLLDALAGEAVPPRLRLNSLEPRTIDRRLLDLMATASPQIAPHLQIPLQSGSDRVLARMSRNYRRRHYRAVIEMAVERVPGICLGADVITGFPGEQPEDHRRTMAFIADLPLAYLHVFTYSPRPTTRAADLSDPVPERVAGRRTTELRTLGEEKARAFRAQALGRVLPALGLDAVADDGSRRALTANYIEVLVADAPRAELFDLRVTGLEDEGRVVRGVVA